A region of Streptomyces sp. NBC_01750 DNA encodes the following proteins:
- a CDS encoding biotin-dependent carboxyltransferase family protein, translated as MTDRAFAVVRAGALTTVQDLGRPGHAHLGVPRSGVLDPRSGRLVNRLVGNGESAAVLETTLNGCAVRPRCAVTVAVGGAHCQVTVDGRPAAWGAPVRVAADSVLEAGPALRGIRAYLAIAGGITVDPVLGSRSTDLLSGLGPAPLADGAVLPLGRPAGPPARVDGGTPWPAPPAELVLRVRLGPRADWFTDAALRTLARAAYRVSSASNRIGLRTEGPALERAVTGELPSEGLVLGAVQVPPDGRPVVFLADHPTTGGYPVVAVVDARDLPAAAQAAPGTPVRFVPVR; from the coding sequence ATGACCGACAGGGCCTTCGCGGTCGTACGGGCAGGGGCGCTGACCACCGTGCAGGACCTGGGGCGGCCCGGGCACGCCCATCTCGGGGTGCCGCGCTCCGGGGTGCTCGACCCCCGGTCCGGCCGCCTCGTCAACCGGCTGGTGGGCAACGGGGAGAGTGCCGCGGTCCTGGAGACCACGCTCAACGGCTGTGCGGTACGCCCGCGTTGCGCCGTGACCGTGGCCGTCGGCGGCGCGCACTGCCAGGTCACGGTCGACGGGCGGCCGGCGGCATGGGGCGCGCCGGTGCGAGTCGCCGCCGACTCGGTGCTGGAGGCCGGCCCGGCGCTGCGCGGCATACGCGCCTATCTGGCCATCGCCGGCGGGATCACGGTCGATCCGGTGCTCGGCAGCCGCTCCACCGATCTGCTCTCCGGACTCGGTCCCGCACCGCTCGCGGACGGCGCCGTACTGCCACTCGGCCGGCCGGCCGGGCCGCCGGCACGGGTCGACGGCGGCACCCCGTGGCCAGCGCCACCGGCCGAGCTGGTGCTGCGGGTGCGGCTCGGGCCGCGCGCCGACTGGTTCACGGACGCGGCCCTGCGCACGCTGGCCCGGGCCGCGTACCGCGTGTCGTCGGCGAGCAATCGCATCGGGCTGCGCACCGAGGGACCCGCACTGGAGCGGGCCGTGACCGGCGAACTCCCCAGCGAGGGCCTGGTCCTGGGGGCCGTGCAGGTGCCGCCGGACGGCCGCCCGGTCGTCTTTCTCGCCGACCATCCCACCACCGGCGGCTATCCGGTCGTGGCCGTCGTCGACGCGCGGGATCTCCCGGCGGCGGCCCAGGCCGCACCCGGCACACCTGTCCGGTTCGTCCCGGTCCGATGA
- a CDS encoding glycosyltransferase family 4 protein — protein MRVVIVTESFPPDVNGVAHCALQTARHLAARGHDPLVIAPAVAGADSSEWSAPCPVVRVPSLPLPGYPQVRVALPSRRVAAAIAAHRADLVHLASPFVLGVRGMAAAARLGLPAVAVYQTDLAGYARTYVGAGEGAAWRRIRAVHSAADRTLAPSTAALRDLEGHGVERVRLWPRGVDAARFRPQLRDEELRRSLAPDGELIVGYVGRLAPEKHVELLAGVCGMPGVRVVVVGDGPSEPSLRGVLPGAVFLGRRTGDELARIFASLDVFAHTGPYETFCQTVQEAMASGIPVVAPAAGGPLDLVDHGRTGLLVEPLDVYAVRTAVATLAADPGLRDAYGHAGRAAVEGRTWSVIGDLLLDHYAEVLGARTAVAA, from the coding sequence ATGCGTGTCGTCATCGTCACCGAATCCTTCCCGCCCGACGTCAATGGTGTGGCGCACTGCGCCCTGCAGACCGCCCGGCATCTCGCCGCACGCGGTCATGACCCGCTCGTCATTGCCCCGGCCGTCGCCGGGGCCGACAGCTCCGAATGGAGCGCGCCCTGCCCCGTGGTGCGCGTCCCCTCCCTGCCACTGCCCGGATACCCGCAGGTGCGGGTGGCTCTGCCGAGCCGCCGGGTGGCGGCGGCGATCGCCGCCCACCGGGCGGATCTCGTCCACCTCGCCAGCCCCTTCGTGCTCGGCGTGCGCGGCATGGCGGCCGCGGCGCGGCTCGGCCTGCCGGCCGTCGCCGTCTACCAGACCGACCTGGCGGGCTATGCCCGTACCTATGTCGGTGCGGGAGAGGGCGCCGCCTGGCGGCGCATCCGCGCCGTACACAGTGCCGCCGACCGCACACTCGCGCCGTCCACCGCCGCCCTCCGCGATCTGGAGGGACACGGCGTCGAGCGGGTCCGGCTGTGGCCGCGCGGCGTCGACGCCGCGCGATTCCGGCCGCAGCTGCGGGACGAGGAGCTACGGCGCAGCCTCGCCCCCGACGGAGAACTGATCGTCGGCTATGTCGGCCGGCTCGCTCCCGAGAAGCATGTCGAGCTCCTCGCCGGTGTCTGCGGTATGCCAGGTGTACGGGTCGTGGTCGTCGGCGACGGGCCCAGCGAGCCATCCCTGCGCGGCGTGCTGCCCGGAGCCGTCTTCCTCGGCCGCAGGACCGGAGACGAACTCGCCCGGATCTTCGCCTCGCTCGACGTCTTCGCACACACCGGTCCTTACGAGACCTTCTGCCAGACCGTGCAGGAGGCCATGGCGAGCGGGATACCGGTCGTCGCACCCGCCGCGGGCGGACCGCTCGATCTGGTCGACCACGGGCGTACCGGGTTGCTGGTGGAACCTCTGGATGTGTACGCGGTACGGACCGCGGTCGCGACCCTGGCGGCCGACCCGGGGCTGCGTGACGCCTACGGCCACGCGGGACGGGCCGCCGTCGAGGGCAGGACCTGGTCCGTCATCGGAGACCTGCTGCTCGACCACTACGCCGAGGTGCTGGGCGCGCGTACGGCGGTGGCGGCGTGA
- a CDS encoding MFS transporter: protein MSTTQTQPKQGELPEDTGAFAWLRALGPRGRRAFGGAFGGYSLDSYDYFTLPLSMVAISAYFGLDNGQTGLLTTVTLVVSAVGGALAGILADRIGRVKALMITVITYAVFTVLCGFAPNYETLLVFRALQGLGFGGEWAVGAILVAEYASAKHRGRTLGAVQSAWAAGWALAVIVYTLVFQFLDADTAWRVMFWTGALPALLVIYIRRNVTDAPAAAERRHASTERGTFSTIFKKDLLRTTFFATLLSTGVQGGYYTLATWVPTYLKTERGLTVVGTGGYLTFLISGSFIGYLTGGYLTDRIGRKKNIALFAVLSAIGILAYTNIPAGANGLLLVLGFPLGFCMSAIFSGFGSFLSELYPTAVRGTGQGFTYNSGRAVGAFLPTLVGFLSDSWGVGGALVLGAFGYGLAVVALLGLPETRGKELV from the coding sequence ATGAGTACGACCCAGACCCAGCCGAAGCAGGGCGAACTCCCCGAGGACACCGGCGCCTTCGCCTGGCTGCGGGCGCTCGGGCCGCGCGGCCGCCGCGCCTTCGGTGGCGCGTTCGGCGGTTACTCCCTCGATTCCTACGACTACTTCACACTGCCGCTGAGCATGGTGGCGATCTCCGCCTACTTCGGTCTCGACAACGGACAGACCGGACTTCTCACCACCGTCACCCTGGTCGTCTCCGCGGTGGGCGGCGCGCTCGCCGGCATCCTCGCCGACCGGATAGGCCGGGTGAAGGCGCTGATGATCACGGTGATCACCTATGCGGTGTTCACCGTCCTGTGCGGCTTCGCCCCCAACTACGAGACGCTGCTGGTCTTCCGGGCTCTGCAGGGCCTCGGCTTCGGCGGCGAGTGGGCGGTCGGCGCGATCCTGGTCGCCGAGTACGCCTCCGCCAAGCACCGCGGCCGCACGCTCGGCGCCGTCCAGAGCGCGTGGGCGGCCGGCTGGGCTCTCGCCGTCATCGTCTACACCCTGGTCTTCCAGTTCCTCGACGCGGACACGGCCTGGCGCGTGATGTTCTGGACGGGCGCCCTGCCCGCCCTGCTGGTCATCTACATACGGCGGAATGTCACCGACGCGCCCGCGGCGGCCGAGCGACGTCATGCCAGCACCGAGCGCGGGACCTTCTCCACCATCTTCAAGAAGGATCTGCTGCGTACGACGTTCTTCGCGACGCTGCTCTCCACGGGCGTCCAGGGCGGCTACTACACGCTCGCCACCTGGGTGCCCACGTATCTCAAGACCGAGCGCGGGCTCACCGTCGTCGGCACCGGCGGCTATCTGACCTTCCTGATCTCCGGGTCCTTCATCGGCTATCTCACCGGCGGTTATCTCACCGACCGGATCGGCCGGAAGAAGAACATCGCGCTCTTCGCCGTGCTGTCCGCCATCGGGATCCTCGCCTACACGAACATCCCTGCCGGGGCGAACGGTCTGCTGCTGGTCCTCGGCTTCCCGCTCGGATTCTGCATGTCGGCGATCTTCAGCGGCTTCGGTTCGTTCCTCAGCGAGCTGTATCCGACGGCCGTACGAGGCACCGGCCAGGGATTCACCTACAACAGCGGCCGTGCCGTGGGCGCGTTCCTGCCCACGCTGGTCGGCTTCCTGTCCGACAGCTGGGGAGTGGGCGGAGCGCTCGTCCTGGGCGCCTTTGGCTACGGCCTGGCGGTGGTGGCTCTGCTCGGCCTGCCCGAGACCCGCGGGAAGGAACTGGTGTGA
- the pxpB gene encoding 5-oxoprolinase subunit PxpB, with protein MRALPVGDRALLIELNDGDEAGALHAELLRRRAAGTLPAILEIVPAARTVLLDGLDEPGRFAQELVEWEIPALQGRVQDAIEIPVRYDGPDLADVAALWQVAEEDVADIHSASEFRVAFCGFAPGFGYLTGLPQPYAVPRRATPRTSVPAGAVALAGPYTGVYPRSSPGGWQLIGTTDTVLWDPAREPAALLSPGTRVRFVPQLAGIRR; from the coding sequence ATGAGGGCCCTGCCGGTCGGCGACCGGGCGCTCCTCATCGAGTTGAACGACGGGGACGAGGCCGGGGCGCTCCATGCCGAACTGCTGCGCCGCCGCGCCGCCGGCACCCTCCCGGCGATCCTGGAGATCGTGCCCGCCGCCCGGACCGTGCTCCTCGACGGGCTCGACGAGCCGGGCCGCTTCGCGCAGGAGCTCGTGGAATGGGAGATTCCGGCGCTCCAGGGGCGCGTGCAGGACGCGATCGAGATTCCCGTCCGCTACGACGGGCCCGATCTGGCGGATGTCGCGGCGCTGTGGCAGGTGGCGGAGGAGGATGTCGCGGACATCCACTCGGCATCAGAATTCCGGGTCGCCTTCTGCGGGTTCGCGCCCGGCTTCGGCTATCTGACCGGGCTTCCGCAGCCGTACGCGGTGCCGCGCAGAGCCACCCCGCGCACCTCCGTACCGGCCGGGGCAGTCGCGCTGGCCGGCCCGTACACCGGCGTGTACCCGCGCTCGTCGCCCGGCGGCTGGCAGTTGATCGGAACGACGGACACGGTGCTGTGGGACCCCGCGCGGGAGCCCGCCGCGCTGCTCTCGCCGGGGACGCGGGTGCGGTTCGTACCTCAGCTCGCCGGGATCCGCCGATGA
- a CDS encoding glycosyltransferase, whose amino-acid sequence MSALRIVRLANFVTPSSGGLRTALGELGKGYLAAGHEPVLIVPGDLESDRLTPQGRVITLPGPELPGTGGYRVLAGRRRLRQVLETIEPDRLEVSDRTTLRWTGEWARRNRVPSVMVSHETADGVLRTWGLSEGAAGRTADRLNRRTAWAYSRIVCTTEWAEREFVRIGARNVVRAPLGVDLLRCRPTRRSTVLRAKYAAGAEVLLLLCSRLSVEKRPGMALDALTELRKRGVRAALVVAGDGPLRTALERRARAEGLPAVFLGYVGDRETVSDLQAAADLCLAPGPAETFGLSALEALACGTPVVASASSALPEVIGDAGAAAKDTPAAFADAVQGLLTRTEADRRAAARARAELFDWQRSVSAFLSAHDAPPVRERARGEGVAA is encoded by the coding sequence GTGAGCGCGCTGCGAATCGTACGGCTGGCGAATTTCGTCACCCCGTCCTCCGGTGGCCTGCGCACCGCGCTCGGCGAGCTCGGCAAGGGCTATCTCGCGGCGGGGCACGAGCCTGTGCTGATCGTTCCCGGAGATCTGGAGAGCGATCGGCTCACCCCACAGGGCCGGGTGATCACCCTGCCAGGACCGGAGCTTCCCGGCACCGGCGGCTACCGGGTGCTGGCCGGCCGGCGGCGGCTGCGGCAGGTCCTGGAGACCATCGAGCCCGACCGGCTCGAGGTCTCCGACCGCACGACCCTGCGGTGGACGGGGGAGTGGGCGCGGCGCAACCGCGTCCCCTCCGTGATGGTCTCGCACGAGACGGCCGACGGGGTGCTGAGGACCTGGGGGCTGTCGGAGGGAGCCGCCGGGCGCACCGCGGACCGGCTCAACCGCCGTACCGCGTGGGCGTATTCGCGCATCGTGTGCACGACGGAGTGGGCGGAGCGGGAATTCGTCCGCATCGGGGCGCGCAATGTGGTGCGCGCTCCGCTCGGCGTGGACCTGCTGCGCTGCAGGCCGACCCGGCGCAGCACGGTCCTGCGCGCGAAGTACGCCGCCGGGGCCGAGGTGCTTCTGCTGCTCTGCTCCCGGTTGTCGGTGGAGAAGCGCCCGGGAATGGCCCTGGACGCGCTGACCGAGCTGCGGAAGCGGGGCGTACGGGCCGCGCTGGTGGTCGCGGGCGACGGTCCGCTGCGGACCGCGCTCGAGCGCCGGGCCCGTGCGGAAGGGCTGCCGGCGGTCTTCCTCGGCTATGTCGGCGACCGCGAAACGGTGTCCGACCTGCAGGCCGCGGCGGACCTCTGCCTGGCGCCGGGGCCCGCGGAGACGTTCGGCCTGTCGGCCCTGGAAGCGCTGGCCTGCGGCACCCCGGTGGTCGCGAGCGCGTCGTCGGCGTTGCCGGAGGTCATCGGGGACGCGGGAGCGGCTGCCAAGGACACTCCGGCAGCTTTCGCGGATGCCGTACAGGGACTGCTGACCCGCACGGAAGCCGACCGCCGCGCGGCGGCCAGGGCGCGGGCCGAGCTCTTCGACTGGCAACGGTCGGTGTCGGCGTTCCTGTCGGCACACGACGCCCCGCCGGTACGCGAGCGGGCACGTGGAGAGGGCGTGGCGGCATGA
- a CDS encoding LamB/YcsF family protein, with protein MTWASIDLNADLGEGFGRWRLTDDEQLLSVVTSANVACGFHAGDAATMRRVCDLAADRSVRIGAQVSYRDLAGFGRRSMDVPPDELAAEIAYQIGALEIFAKAAGSRVSYVKPHGALYNRVVHDEEQAAAVVEGVLLSGERLPLLGLPGSKLHTMAEKAGLPAVSEAFADRAYTAEGTLVPRGQDGAVLSDPAEVVERSVSMARFGVVTSRCGRSVAVRARSLCLHGDTQGAVTLARRVRRQLESVGVRVEAFV; from the coding sequence ATGACCTGGGCGTCGATCGATCTCAACGCCGACCTCGGCGAGGGCTTCGGCCGCTGGCGGCTGACCGACGACGAGCAGCTGCTGTCCGTCGTCACCAGCGCCAATGTCGCCTGCGGCTTCCACGCCGGGGACGCGGCCACCATGCGGCGCGTCTGCGACCTCGCGGCCGATCGCTCGGTGAGGATCGGCGCCCAGGTCTCCTACCGCGATCTGGCCGGTTTCGGGCGGCGCTCCATGGACGTCCCGCCGGACGAGCTGGCCGCCGAGATCGCGTACCAGATAGGGGCGTTGGAGATCTTCGCCAAGGCGGCCGGGTCCCGTGTCTCGTACGTCAAACCGCACGGCGCTCTCTACAACCGTGTCGTGCACGACGAGGAGCAGGCGGCAGCCGTCGTCGAAGGCGTGCTGCTGTCCGGCGAGCGGCTGCCACTGCTCGGACTGCCCGGCTCGAAACTGCACACCATGGCGGAGAAGGCCGGACTGCCCGCCGTCTCCGAGGCGTTCGCCGATCGCGCGTACACCGCGGAGGGCACGCTGGTGCCGCGCGGACAGGACGGTGCGGTCCTCAGCGATCCGGCCGAGGTCGTCGAACGGTCCGTCAGCATGGCCAGGTTCGGCGTGGTCACCTCGCGCTGCGGACGGTCGGTCGCGGTACGCGCCCGCTCGCTCTGTCTGCACGGCGACACCCAGGGGGCCGTCACTCTCGCCCGCCGGGTGCGGCGGCAGCTGGAGAGCGTGGGCGTCCGTGTGGAGGCCTTCGTATGA
- a CDS encoding HEAT repeat domain-containing protein translates to MFDPVIAPSGTLLGLLQRGRGDGTLHALAAPRAEALAALNHCVLNDPRHDWQVENRSLYYARLYLDLHGSLEEIERHLRDIDDQLDTDEARTGLALAVLGHLASYGRGDALSLLRRYAASGANWAWALDELALRDNDSGLRALATSVLARFPATAEGDAELAVAVRDAFEPRPWRLWEEDPRDAVGARVRAAREAGSFDRWQRQMRPTGPRPGWSVQAVFDWAEQGLERGSALHVPAARCLSAVAGPDDRPLIVEAARQGPDGARCAALHYLAESRDPVVLDLIEAAALSGSREVADAAVSAFERMCGDEAVDRARGWVHRPDALGASAAGVLACRGGATDAKLVLGALRETVRADGPDAPPLWTLVDGAGRLGIGCAAPVLRHVYRETASSQLRGRAARALAATDSSFPTGFAVECLWDCEETTREVAALHAETGDVRVAERLRRLAADPAEEAEVQTAVRSRIGPDMPAV, encoded by the coding sequence ATGTTCGATCCAGTCATAGCGCCCAGCGGTACGCTGCTCGGCCTGCTGCAGAGAGGCCGCGGTGACGGCACCCTGCACGCACTCGCCGCGCCGCGCGCCGAAGCGCTCGCGGCCCTCAACCACTGCGTACTGAACGATCCCCGCCACGACTGGCAGGTCGAGAACCGCTCGCTGTACTACGCACGCCTCTACCTCGATCTCCACGGCAGTCTCGAGGAGATCGAGCGGCACCTCCGGGACATCGACGACCAGCTCGACACCGACGAGGCCAGGACCGGCCTCGCGCTCGCGGTGCTCGGGCACCTCGCCTCGTACGGCAGGGGCGACGCCCTCTCACTGCTGCGCAGGTACGCCGCGAGCGGAGCCAACTGGGCCTGGGCCCTCGATGAGCTCGCCCTGCGCGACAACGACTCGGGGCTGCGGGCGCTGGCCACGTCGGTGCTCGCTCGTTTCCCGGCCACTGCGGAGGGTGACGCCGAACTGGCCGTCGCCGTACGGGACGCCTTCGAACCGCGGCCGTGGCGGTTGTGGGAGGAGGACCCGCGGGACGCCGTCGGCGCCCGTGTGCGGGCAGCGCGGGAGGCAGGCTCCTTCGACCGCTGGCAGCGTCAGATGCGCCCCACCGGGCCCCGGCCCGGATGGAGCGTCCAGGCCGTCTTCGACTGGGCCGAGCAGGGCCTGGAGCGCGGCAGCGCTCTCCATGTGCCCGCCGCCCGCTGTCTGTCCGCCGTCGCCGGACCCGACGACCGGCCGCTCATCGTCGAAGCCGCACGTCAGGGACCCGACGGCGCGCGCTGCGCCGCCCTGCACTATCTCGCCGAATCACGGGACCCCGTCGTACTCGACCTGATCGAGGCCGCGGCGCTCAGTGGCTCTCGTGAGGTCGCCGACGCCGCTGTCTCCGCGTTCGAGCGGATGTGCGGCGACGAGGCCGTCGACCGGGCGCGCGGCTGGGTGCACCGGCCCGACGCGCTCGGGGCGTCCGCGGCGGGTGTGCTCGCCTGCCGGGGCGGAGCCACCGACGCCAAGCTGGTGCTGGGCGCCCTGCGCGAGACGGTACGGGCCGACGGTCCCGACGCACCGCCGCTGTGGACACTCGTCGACGGCGCGGGACGGCTCGGCATCGGCTGCGCCGCACCCGTACTGCGTCATGTGTACCGGGAGACCGCTTCTTCTCAGCTGCGCGGGCGCGCGGCCCGCGCGCTCGCCGCCACCGACTCCTCGTTCCCGACCGGATTCGCCGTCGAATGCCTGTGGGACTGCGAGGAGACCACGAGAGAAGTCGCCGCCCTGCACGCCGAGACCGGCGATGTGCGGGTCGCGGAACGCTTGCGCAGGCTGGCCGCGGACCCGGCCGAGGAGGCCGAGGTACAGACCGCGGTACGAAGCAGAATCGGCCCGGATATGCCCGCCGTGTAA
- a CDS encoding hydantoinase B/oxoprolinase family protein, with the protein MSGPWEFWIDRGGTFTDIVGRRPDGRLVTRKLLSHNPERYRDAAVAGIRLLLGVGPDEPVPADRVACVKMGTTVATNALLERRGEPTVLVITEGFRDALRIAYQNRPRLFERRILLPEAVYERVIEVPERVDAHGEIVRPLEMATVTEQLKAARSEGFHSVAVVLMHGYRHPGHETRIAEEARTLGFTQVSCSHEVSPLIKLVPRGDTTVVDAYLSPILRRYVDEVAGELGGIRLMFMQSNGGLREAAHFRGKDAVLSGPAGGVVGMARTAEQAGFGRVIGFDMGGTSTDVSHYAGEFERELGTQVAGVRMRAPMMNIHTVAAGGGSVLHFDGRRYRVGPDSAGAVPGPACYRRGGPLTVTDANVMLGRIQPGHFPAVFGPDGDQPLDADTVRERFAELADEVRRASGKDRTPEEVAAGFLEIAVLNMANAVKKISVQRGHDITRYALTSFGGAGGQHACAVADALGVNTVIVPPLAGVLSAYGIGLADATAMREQSVEAELDEAALGRVHTLCHDLAARTRAELRADAVPDAAITTHARVLLRYAGTDAGLSVPLDTVAGMTEAFETTHRARYAFTMDKPLVVEAVSVEAVGTAGEHGEYVAEGTAGEGTTSEGTAGEGKFAPRATVRMFVNGARRDTPLYRRGDLRPGDAVEGPAIIAEADATTVVDPGWRAAAGDGGHLLLTRVRPRPGRVAVGTDVDPVLLEVFNNLFMAIAEQMGVRLENTAHSVNIKERLDFSCALFDADGNLIANAPHIPVHLGSMGESIKEVLRRNEGALRPGDVYAINDPYHGGTHLPDVTVVTPVFEGEELRFLVASRGHHAEIGGITPGSMPAFSHTVEEEGVLFDNWLLVRDGRLREGETRELLTTARYPSRAPDTNLADLRAQIAANEKGIAELRRMSDQFGIDVVQAYMRHVRDNAEESVRRIVAGLADGEYRYEMDGGAVIQVALRVDRQRRSAVLDFTGTSPQQPGNFNAPKSVVMAAVLYVFRTLVADDIPLNSGCLEPLDVRVPAGSMLAPAHPAATVAGNVETSQAVTGALYAALGVQAEGSGTMNNLTFGNDRVQYYETVASGSGAGDGFDGADAVQTHMTNSRLTDPEVLEWRYPVRVDAFAVREGSGGRGRWSGGCGVVRRIRFLEPMTVALLTGHRRIPPYGMAGGESGMLGSNFVERADGSVTRLRGVDSVDVGPGDVLVMNTPGGGGYGTAGV; encoded by the coding sequence ATGAGCGGGCCCTGGGAGTTCTGGATCGACCGTGGCGGCACCTTCACCGACATCGTGGGCCGACGCCCCGACGGGCGGCTTGTGACCCGCAAACTGCTCTCCCACAACCCGGAGCGGTACCGGGACGCGGCTGTCGCCGGGATCCGGCTGCTCCTCGGCGTCGGCCCGGACGAGCCCGTCCCGGCCGACCGGGTCGCCTGCGTGAAGATGGGCACGACCGTAGCCACCAACGCACTGCTCGAGCGGCGCGGTGAGCCGACCGTCCTCGTCATCACCGAGGGATTCCGGGACGCGCTGCGCATCGCCTACCAGAACCGGCCCCGGCTCTTCGAGCGCCGGATCCTGCTCCCGGAGGCGGTGTACGAGCGCGTCATCGAGGTCCCCGAACGCGTCGACGCGCACGGCGAGATCGTCCGGCCGCTGGAAATGGCCACCGTCACCGAGCAGTTGAAGGCCGCCCGGAGTGAAGGCTTCCACAGCGTGGCCGTTGTGCTGATGCACGGCTACCGCCACCCCGGCCACGAAACCCGCATCGCCGAGGAAGCCCGTACGCTCGGCTTCACCCAGGTCAGCTGCTCCCACGAGGTCAGCCCGCTGATCAAGCTGGTGCCGCGCGGTGATACGACCGTCGTGGACGCCTACCTCTCGCCGATCCTGCGGCGCTACGTCGACGAGGTCGCCGGCGAACTCGGCGGCATCCGCCTGATGTTCATGCAGTCCAACGGCGGACTGCGCGAGGCCGCGCACTTCCGCGGCAAGGACGCCGTGCTGTCCGGCCCGGCCGGCGGCGTGGTCGGTATGGCCCGTACCGCCGAACAGGCCGGATTCGGGCGGGTCATCGGCTTCGACATGGGCGGCACCTCCACCGATGTGTCGCACTACGCGGGCGAGTTCGAGCGCGAGCTCGGCACCCAGGTCGCCGGTGTACGCATGCGCGCGCCCATGATGAACATCCACACCGTCGCGGCGGGCGGTGGCTCCGTTCTCCACTTCGACGGCCGCCGCTACCGCGTGGGCCCGGACTCCGCGGGTGCCGTGCCAGGTCCCGCCTGCTATCGCCGCGGCGGCCCGCTGACCGTCACCGACGCCAATGTGATGCTCGGCCGCATCCAGCCCGGTCACTTCCCCGCGGTCTTCGGCCCCGACGGCGACCAGCCGCTGGACGCCGATACGGTGCGCGAACGCTTCGCTGAACTCGCCGACGAGGTACGCAGGGCGAGCGGCAAGGACCGCACTCCGGAGGAGGTCGCGGCCGGCTTTTTGGAGATCGCCGTCCTCAATATGGCGAACGCGGTCAAGAAGATCTCCGTACAGCGCGGACACGACATCACCCGCTACGCCCTCACCTCCTTCGGGGGAGCGGGCGGGCAACACGCCTGCGCCGTCGCCGACGCACTCGGTGTCAACACGGTGATCGTGCCGCCGCTTGCCGGGGTGCTCTCCGCATACGGCATCGGGCTCGCCGACGCGACCGCCATGCGTGAGCAGTCCGTCGAGGCGGAGCTGGACGAGGCGGCCCTCGGGCGCGTACACACCCTCTGCCACGATCTCGCCGCACGCACCCGCGCCGAGCTGCGTGCCGATGCCGTCCCTGACGCCGCGATCACGACGCACGCGCGCGTGCTGCTCCGTTACGCCGGAACGGACGCCGGCCTGTCCGTGCCGCTGGACACCGTCGCAGGGATGACCGAGGCCTTCGAGACGACCCACCGTGCCCGCTACGCGTTCACCATGGACAAGCCGCTCGTCGTGGAGGCGGTCTCCGTGGAGGCGGTGGGAACGGCGGGAGAGCACGGCGAGTACGTCGCCGAAGGGACCGCGGGTGAAGGGACCACGAGTGAAGGGACCGCGGGTGAAGGGAAGTTCGCGCCACGCGCCACGGTGCGGATGTTCGTGAACGGCGCGCGGCGGGACACCCCCCTCTACCGGCGCGGAGACCTGCGGCCCGGTGACGCCGTCGAAGGTCCCGCGATCATCGCCGAGGCCGACGCCACCACCGTCGTCGACCCCGGCTGGCGGGCGGCAGCGGGCGACGGCGGGCACCTGCTGCTGACGCGGGTACGGCCCCGCCCCGGCAGAGTCGCCGTCGGCACCGATGTCGACCCGGTTCTTCTGGAGGTCTTCAACAATCTCTTCATGGCGATCGCCGAGCAGATGGGCGTACGCCTGGAGAACACCGCACACTCCGTCAACATCAAGGAGCGGCTCGACTTCTCCTGCGCCCTCTTCGACGCGGACGGCAACCTGATCGCGAACGCGCCGCACATCCCCGTCCACCTCGGCTCCATGGGCGAGTCCATCAAGGAGGTGCTGCGCCGGAACGAGGGCGCGCTGCGGCCGGGCGATGTGTACGCGATCAACGACCCGTACCACGGAGGCACCCATCTGCCCGATGTGACGGTCGTGACGCCGGTGTTCGAAGGGGAGGAGCTGCGGTTCCTCGTCGCCTCGCGCGGCCATCATGCCGAGATCGGCGGCATCACGCCCGGTTCCATGCCCGCCTTCAGCCACACCGTGGAGGAGGAGGGCGTGCTCTTCGACAACTGGCTGCTCGTACGGGACGGGCGGCTGCGCGAGGGCGAGACGCGGGAGCTGCTGACCACCGCCCGGTACCCGTCCCGCGCACCCGACACCAACCTCGCCGACCTGCGCGCCCAGATCGCCGCCAATGAGAAGGGCATCGCCGAACTGCGCCGTATGTCCGACCAGTTCGGGATCGACGTCGTCCAGGCCTATATGCGGCATGTGCGGGACAACGCGGAGGAGTCGGTACGCCGGATCGTCGCGGGTCTGGCCGACGGCGAGTACCGCTACGAGATGGACGGCGGGGCCGTCATCCAGGTGGCCCTGCGCGTGGACCGGCAGCGGCGCAGCGCGGTCCTCGACTTCACCGGCACCTCTCCGCAGCAGCCCGGGAACTTCAACGCACCCAAGTCGGTGGTGATGGCGGCGGTGCTGTACGTGTTCCGGACGCTGGTCGCCGACGACATCCCGCTCAACAGCGGCTGTCTCGAGCCGCTCGATGTACGGGTGCCGGCAGGGTCGATGCTCGCGCCGGCCCACCCCGCTGCAACCGTCGCAGGCAATGTGGAGACCTCGCAGGCCGTCACCGGCGCGCTGTACGCCGCGCTCGGTGTGCAGGCGGAGGGCTCCGGCACGATGAACAACCTGACCTTCGGCAACGACCGTGTGCAGTACTACGAGACGGTCGCCAGCGGTTCCGGCGCGGGCGACGGCTTCGACGGGGCCGACGCCGTACAGACCCATATGACCAACTCCCGCCTCACCGATCCCGAAGTGCTGGAGTGGCGCTATCCGGTACGCGTGGACGCCTTTGCCGTGCGGGAAGGCAGCGGCGGCCGCGGCCGCTGGAGCGGGGGCTGCGGAGTCGTCCGCAGAATCCGTTTCCTCGAGCCGATGACGGTGGCGCTGCTCACCGGGCACCGGCGCATCCCTCCGTACGGCATGGCGGGCGGCGAGTCGGGCATGCTCGGCAGCAACTTCGTGGAGCGGGCGGACGGGTCGGTGACGCGGCTGCGCGGAGTCGACTCGGTGGACGTCGGCCCCGGGGACGTCCTGGTCATGAACACTCCTGGCGGCGGGGGCTACGGCACCGCCGGGGTGTAG